The Terriglobales bacterium nucleotide sequence CATCGGCATGGCGCTGGCCGCCAAGATGGACAAAGCCGACTACCACGTCTTCGTGCTGACCGGCGACGGCGAGGTGCAGGAGGGGCAGATCTGGGAGGCGGCCATGTTCGCTCCCTACCACAAGCTCAACAACCTGACCCTGATCGTCGACTGCAACCAGCAGCAGCTCGACGACTGGACGGAGAAGATCCTCTCGCTGGAGCCGCTGGCGGAGAAGTTCCGCAGCTTCGGCTGGCGCGCGATGGAGATCGACGGCCACGACTTCGAACAGGTGCTGCCGGCGCTGGAGCAGGCGCGCGCCAACACCGGCGCGCAGCCCACCGCCCTCATCGCCCACACCGTGAAGGGCAAGGGCGTCTCCTTCATGGAGAACAACATCAAGTGGCACGGCGTGGCTCCCAAGCCCGACGAGGTGGCCAAGGCCGTTGCCGAACTGGAAGCGGCAGCCCAGCACCTTTAGAAGGAGAGAGACTTGGAAGCCAGCGCAGCTCCCATGGTCCCGGTCGAGAGCGCCGGGCGCAACAACGTGAAAGCCGCCACCCCCAAGTTCGAGCTGAAGATGGGCCTGGCCACGCGCGA carries:
- a CDS encoding transketolase, with the translated sequence MSAPRLESLAELKRLANRLRIDIVKMIGAAGSGHPGGSLSEVELLTALYFRVLRHDPKDPEWPGRDRFVLSKGHGCPALYAVYAAAGYLDPAVLGTLRKLGSPLQGHPDKRMLPILEASTGSLGQGLSIGIGMALAAKMDKADYHVFVLTGDGEVQEGQIWEAAMFAPYHKLNNLTLIVDCNQQQLDDWTEKILSLEPLAEKFRSFGWRAMEIDGHDFEQVLPALEQARANTGAQPTALIAHTVKGKGVSFMENNIKWHGVAPKPDEVAKAVAELEAAAQHL